In the Hordeum vulgare subsp. vulgare chromosome 7H, MorexV3_pseudomolecules_assembly, whole genome shotgun sequence genome, one interval contains:
- the LOC123412605 gene encoding uncharacterized protein LOC123412605 — protein sequence MVAEMVGAAAVGLGGGGHGEALMVLEALASSCLSCSVPQFPTKWNSLKDKLRQLCSGLSLLRGNGGDGEGAEEVEEEGEEGHHVLVQFLHSASATVRGILDVASQCSDGTYRGGRLRLRSDMDSLSAKLEAHVRQLKEMASTGASMSPSQAIVAVRPGADACVAEKRFFLKDLFSRIRIGGPVQRAQALATIAELMSEDEACVRVVALDVDDGVAVLAGFLESRDPRIQEEAAGAVAVVAGSDSYRGMLVKAGVIAPLVQVMENAAGMGATAFARERAAQALRELTENSDNVWAVCAHGGVTTLLHACADAGSGGRLLSSSFAVLRNLSRVEEVKTFMVEQGVVTELVKLSQKMEEVRKLGAVELLHAMALDDADVREEAIGMGVIQSLLQLIYPDLPYSYKAREVALAAIWFFCFSSASSIDDLTSSDVLGWLLHYLNNGDYAVLDCTLKILRHLSEASEEYSRMMGRAGYFAALAGLLGAKSFRVREMAAQVLSSLLSQQANRVIFIQDGDNLDRLLQLLDPSEGKLMAKGLILSAVMSLAETGAGRKKIVSSEHFGSLKELADSGDPDARKAVKKIANNRLQTMFSKIWSA from the coding sequence ATGGTTGCCGAGATGGTAGGAGCGGCGGCGGTGGGACTGGGAGGGGGCGGCCATGGCGAGGCGCTGATGGTGCTCGAGGCTCTGGCGTCGTCTTGTCTGAGCTGCTCCGTCCCGCAGTTCCCGACCAAGTGGAATTCCCTCAAGGACAAGCTCCGGCAGCTCTGCTCCGGGCTCAGCTTGCTGCGCGGcaatggcggcgacggcgagggggcagaggaggtggaggaggaagggGAAGAAGGACACCACGTGTTGGTTCAGTTTCTGCACTCTGCTTCGGCCACCGTGAGGGGCATCCTGGACGTGGCCTCGCAGTGCAGCGACGGCACGTACCGGGGCGGGCGGCTGCGCCTGCGGAGCGACATGGACAGCCTCAGCGCCAAGCTGGAGGCGCACGTGCGGCAGCTCAAGGAGATGGCCTCCACCGGCGCGTCCATGTCGCCGTCGCAGGCCATCGTCGCGGTGCGGCCGGGCGCCGACGCCTGCGTCGCCGAGAAGAGGTTCTTCCTCAAGGACCTCTTCTCCCGGATCAGGATCGGCGGGCCCGTGCAGAGGGCGCAGGCGCTGGCCACCATCGCCGAGCTCATGTCGGAGGACGAGGCGTGCGTGCGGGTCGTGGCGCTCGACGTCGACGACGGCGTCGCCGTGCTCGCCGGCTTCCTCGAGTCGCGGGACCCGCGCATCCAGGAGGAGGCCGCGGGCGCCGTGGCCGTCGTCGCGGGGTCCGACTCGTACAGGGGCATGCTGGTCAAGGCCGGCGTCATCGCGCCGCTGGTGCAGGTGATGGAGAACGCGGCCGGCATGGGCGCCACGGCGTTCGCCAGGGAGCGGGCGGCGCAGGCGCTGCGGGAGCTGACGGAGAACTCGGACAACGTGTGGGCCGTGTGCGCGCACGGCGGGGTCACCACGCTGCTCCACGCCTGCGCCGACGCCGGCAGCGGCGGCCGGCTGCTCAGCTCGTCCTTCGCCGTCCTCCGGAACCTGAGCAGGGTGGAGGAGGTCAAGACGTTCATGGTGGAGCAGGGCGTGGTGACCGAGCTCGTAAAGCTCTCGCAGAAGATGGAGGAGGTCCGGAAGCTGGGCGCGGTGGAGCTGCTGCACGCCATGGCGCTCGACGACGCCGACGTGAGGGAGGAAGCCATCGGCATGGGGGTGATCCAGTCGCTCCTCCAGCTGATATACCCGGACCTCCCATACTCCTACAAGGCCCGGGAGGTGGCCCTGGCGGCCATCtggttcttctgcttctcctcggcGAGCTCCATCGACGACCTCACAAGCTCCGACGTGCTCGGCTGGCTGCTGCACTACCTCAACAACGGCGACTACGCCGTGCTGGACTGCACGCTCAAGATCCTCCGCCACCTCTCGGAGGCGTCGGAGGAGTACAGCCGGATGATGGGCAGGGCGGGGTACTTCGCCGCGCTGGCCGGCCTGCTCGGCGCCAAGTCGTTCCGGGTGCGCGAGATGGCGGCGCAGGTGCTGTCCAGCCTGCTGTCGCAGCAGGCGAACCGGGTCATCTTCATCCAGGACGGCGACAACCTGGACCGGCTGCTGCAGCTGCTCGACCCCTCCGAGGGCAAGCTGATGGCCAAGGGCCTCATCCTCTCGGCCGTCATGTCGCTGGCCGAGACCGGCGCCGGGAGGAAGAAGATCGTGTCGTCGGAGCACTTCGGGAGCCTCAAGGAGCTCGCCGACTCCGGCGACCCGGACGCCAGGAAGGCCGTCAAGAAGATTGCCAACAACAGGCTGCAGACCATGTTCAGCAAGATATGGAGCGCCTAA
- the LOC123411055 gene encoding Holliday junction resolvase MOC1, chloroplastic — MEEDPLIPLVHVWNNAAFDDSSSSCSSAWHAHATPVRRGEKENRRPPPKSEEEDADAEIARVEAEILRLSSRLHHLRVSRGYDAPQRVADAGTRPRARGLNLAPLDDLPTAAADPNNLLLLPAKQQQQPPPAAQKPRPAAKQQLPTSRGGRGLSLGPLDIAAANPSKAPAARQQPQPQPQQAAPASRILRPIKEPPVQRRRGVSLGPLEIQHGISGTKPAPAAAAAARAKPFPSKLNAIREEGQASRQQPAVPAKLWPSSNARQPLDSSKQGTAASRAKARSSSMSPRARRQSIARATNSTRGGVAAFGAAKVVADQLTPKAAMNHISTASTCRRPAGSSKVRVVPSRYSLMPGASLGAATQDGRRKESLPGSTGSTGQKEEIKAVPTEPVDDDLSPESLDKVAELLPRIRTMPRPNETPRDSGCAKRAADLVGKRSFFAAAAAGDGSAISSYQARVLEAEAPEEAAAAGALSDEAAAAGALSDEAAAAAAAAEALSDEAAAAEALSDEAAA; from the coding sequence ATGGAGGAGGACCCGCTGATCCCGCTGGTGCACGTGTGGAACAACGCCGCCTTCGacgactcctcctcctcgtgctccTCCGCCTGGCACGCGCACGCCACGCCCGTGCGCAGGGGCGAGAAGGAGAACCGCCGCCCGCCCCCGaagagcgaggaggaggacgccgacgccgAGATCGCGCGCGTCGAGGCCGAGATCCTGCGCCTCTCCtcccgcctccaccacctccgcgTCTCCAGGGGCTACGACGCCCCGCAGCGGGTCGCCGACGCCGGGACGCGGCCGCGGGCCAGGGGGCTCAACCTCGCCCCACTCGAcgacctccccaccgccgccgccgaccccaacAACCTGCTCCTCCTCCCggcgaagcagcagcagcagcccccgCCCGCCGCGCAGAAGCCCAGGCCCGCCGCCAAGCAGCAGCTCCCGACGTCGCGGGGCGGCAGGGGGCTCAGCCTCGGCCCGCTCGACATCGCCGCCGCGAACCCCTCCAAGGCCCCCGCGGCGCGTCAGCAACCGCAGCCGCAGCCGCAGCAGGCCGCCCCGGCCAGCCGCATCCTGAGGCCGATCAAGGAGCCCCCCGTGCAGCGCCGCAGGGGCGTCAGCCTCGGCCCGCTGGAGATCCAGCACGGCATCAGTGGCACCAAGCCCGCCCCGGCGGCCGCTGCCGCGGCGCGGGCCAAGCCGTTCCCCAGCAAGCTGAACGCCATCCGCGAAGAAGGGCAGGCATCCAGGCAGCAGCCCGCGGTCCCCGCCAAGCTATGGCCGTCGAGCAACGCCAGACAGCCGCTGGACAGCAGCAAGCAAGGAACAGCGGCCAGCAGGGCCAAGGCGAGGAGCTCCAGCATGAGCCCCAGGGCCAGGAGGCAGTCCATTGCCAGGGCCACGAACAGCACAAGGGGAGGCGTCGCCGCATTCGGGGCTGCCAAGGTGGTGGCCGACCAGCTCACGCCCAAAGCTGCCATGAACCACATCAGCACTGCGTCCACCTGCAGGAGGCCGGCAGGGAGCTCCAAGGTCAGGGTCGTCCCGAGCCGCTACAGCCTCATGCCCGGCGCATCCCTGGGAGCCGCAACACAAGATGGTCGCCGCAAGGAGTCTCTCCCGGGATCAACAGGGAGCACAGGCCAGAAGGAGGAGATCAAAGCGGTGCCCACTGAGCCTGTCGATGATGATCTGTCTCCTGAATCACTGGACAAGGTTGCTGAACTGCTCCCGAGGATCAGGACCATGCCGCGTCCCAACGAGACTCCCCGCGACTCAGGATGCGCGAAGCGCGCCGCCGATCTGGTCGGGAAGCGATCCTTCTTTGCCGCGGCCGCAGCCGGCGATGGCAGCGCCATTTCCTCCTACCAGGCGCGGGTCCTTGAAGCCGAGGCACCGGaggaggcagcagcagcaggggcCTTGAGCGAtgaggcagcagcagcaggggcCTTGAGCGAtgaggcagcagcagcagcagcagcagcagaagccTTGAGCGATGAGGCGGCAGCAGCAGAAGCCTTGAGCGATGAGGCAGCAGCATGA